Proteins encoded within one genomic window of Desulforegulaceae bacterium:
- the infC gene encoding translation initiation factor IF-3 translates to MRRIEIAVKKTEQTRVNHQISEKEVRVIDSEGNQLGVLSIKDAINVAEEAGLDLVEVSPGASPPVCRIMDFGRFKYQLTKKKQEAKKKQTVVQVKEIKVRPKTEDHDLNTKLRQIRNFLSKSNKVKVTVRFRGREITLPGMGKDILTRIAEEIDDIATVETMPKFEGRTMIMILAPKKE, encoded by the coding sequence ATAAGGAGAATAGAGATAGCTGTTAAAAAGACTGAACAAACAAGGGTCAATCATCAGATTAGCGAAAAGGAAGTCAGGGTTATAGACTCCGAAGGAAATCAGCTTGGTGTGCTTAGCATTAAAGATGCGATTAATGTTGCCGAAGAGGCGGGATTAGATCTTGTTGAAGTTTCCCCTGGAGCCAGTCCTCCGGTCTGCAGGATTATGGATTTTGGAAGATTTAAATATCAGTTGACCAAAAAAAAGCAGGAAGCCAAGAAAAAACAAACTGTTGTTCAGGTAAAAGAAATCAAAGTAAGGCCAAAGACTGAAGATCATGATCTTAATACAAAACTAAGACAGATAAGAAACTTTTTATCCAAAAGCAACAAAGTAAAAGTTACTGTGAGGTTTAGAGGTCGTGAAATAACATTACCTGGAATGGGAAAAGATATTCTTACAAGAATAGCTGAGGAAATAGACGATATTGCAACAGTCGAAACCATGCCTAAATTTGAAGGCAGAACCATGATAATGATTTTGGCTCCAAAAAAAGAATAG
- the aprB gene encoding adenylyl-sulfate reductase subunit beta, translating into MPSFVIAEKCDGCKGGEKTACMYICPNDLMVLDPNEMKAYNQEPDACWECFSCIKICPTQAIGVRGYSDFVPMGSDLVPMMGTEDIMWTCKFRNGNIKRFKFPIRTTPEGSANAYEDLKGDDLESELLSTQAGWTLPVPIDTPEWQK; encoded by the coding sequence ATGCCAAGTTTTGTAATTGCAGAAAAATGCGATGGGTGCAAAGGCGGCGAGAAGACAGCTTGTATGTATATCTGCCCCAATGACCTGATGGTTCTTGACCCTAATGAAATGAAAGCTTACAACCAGGAGCCTGATGCATGCTGGGAATGTTTCTCATGCATCAAAATCTGCCCAACCCAGGCTATTGGTGTTCGCGGTTATTCTGACTTTGTTCCAATGGGTTCAGACCTTGTTCCAATGATGGGTACAGAAGACATCATGTGGACATGTAAATTCCGTAACGGTAACATTAAGCGTTTTAAGTTTCCTATCAGAACTACTCCTGAAGGAAGTGCTAATGCTTACGAAGATCTTAAGGGCGACGATCTTGAATCAGAGCTACTTTCTACTCAGGCAGGCTGGACTTTGCCTGTTCCAATTGACACGCCAGAATGGCAGAAGTAG
- a CDS encoding YkgJ family cysteine cluster protein — protein MPSIDPISKTDDIFFGCAPDSNCGNLCCCEINQSLTGYDILMLSRFKKISTDSFLKRYTFTYTGKQTHIPVVSLFEQPDKNNACIFLEDSCTVYDARPISCRLYPVARGISKDKKTGKIKEHFAIINEDQCTGFGKGKTMSISEWLKDQNTNDYIEANDFFMDFVLDYMPKDLKLDKNQREIFIKGCYNSDLFLEDLKTGKISYSEPVNADELENNPLKLFKTGIKWTREQLIKN, from the coding sequence ATGCCCTCAATAGACCCAATAAGCAAAACAGATGATATTTTTTTTGGATGTGCTCCTGACTCCAATTGCGGAAATCTTTGCTGCTGCGAAATAAATCAAAGCCTGACCGGCTATGATATCCTCATGCTCTCAAGGTTTAAAAAAATATCTACAGACTCTTTTTTAAAACGATACACTTTTACCTACACAGGAAAACAAACCCATATACCGGTTGTTTCTCTTTTTGAGCAGCCAGACAAAAACAATGCCTGTATTTTCCTTGAAGACTCCTGTACTGTATATGATGCACGACCAATTTCATGCAGACTTTATCCAGTGGCAAGAGGTATAAGCAAAGACAAAAAAACCGGGAAAATAAAGGAGCACTTTGCCATAATAAATGAAGATCAATGCACAGGTTTTGGCAAAGGCAAAACCATGTCAATTTCTGAATGGCTAAAAGATCAAAACACCAACGACTACATTGAAGCAAATGATTTTTTTATGGATTTTGTTCTTGATTATATGCCCAAAGACCTTAAACTCGACAAAAATCAAAGAGAAATCTTTATAAAAGGCTGCTACAATTCCGATCTTTTCCTTGAAGATTTAAAAACCGGTAAAATTAGCTACTCTGAGCCGGTAAACGCAGATGAACTTGAAAATAATCCTCTTAAGCTTTTTAAAACAGGTATAAAATGGACAAGAGAACAATTAATAAAAAACTAA
- a CDS encoding type I restriction enzyme HsdR N-terminal domain-containing protein, with the protein MNSHHLILGELKDFITGETIEDNHDERYRQKIARLLVYKKGYNKNNIIKNNFIFLEKGKNRFKISIDYTVYIDDIPMMIVKYGPGSIVSRHMSAISSARLMGEYEIPVSVATNGEDAETIDTASGKTISTGLDGILSKQELAKIIVKRKITDDIRQKAEKILFAFDVDGRCPCDNSICSKSFKD; encoded by the coding sequence ATGAATAGCCACCACCTAATACTTGGCGAGCTTAAGGATTTTATAACCGGAGAAACAATTGAAGACAACCATGACGAAAGGTACAGACAAAAAATCGCCAGATTGTTAGTGTATAAAAAAGGGTACAATAAAAACAATATCATTAAAAATAATTTTATTTTTCTTGAAAAAGGAAAAAACAGATTCAAAATCTCCATTGACTACACTGTATATATAGATGATATACCCATGATGATCGTAAAATACGGTCCAGGCTCAATTGTTTCCAGACATATGAGTGCAATTTCATCTGCAAGGCTTATGGGAGAATATGAAATTCCAGTGTCTGTTGCCACAAATGGCGAAGACGCAGAAACCATTGATACTGCCTCAGGCAAAACCATATCAACAGGGCTAGATGGGATTTTATCAAAACAGGAGTTGGCTAAAATTATAGTAAAAAGAAAAATTACCGATGACATCAGGCAAAAGGCAGAAAAAATCCTTTTTGCATTTGATGTTGACGGAAGATGTCCTTGTGACAATTCAATCTGCTCAAAAAGTTTTAAGGATTAA
- a CDS encoding SDR family oxidoreductase — MDKRTINKKLSGKSALILGGIKGIGKAIALDLLNQGCSVAVTYFDWLEELDTLKKDLRNTGDRYSLHSINLRDTKEIPPLIEDVIKFHKKIDIFINNIERGGMPIVHGKYNPFQWDLEQETTLRAKHFVFESLYPYIKEIENGCIINFSSIAAITGRTGPAGLIFNDGYCAASRAVSVFTETWAKLLAPKTRVNEIMFGFMETRHGPKTRGWGLLSEKEKESIINHTLSKRTGKISDITKAVNFIIHQAPFMTGATLRLDGGYVLGAEKVPPMPEGVE; from the coding sequence ATGGACAAGAGAACAATTAATAAAAAACTAAGCGGAAAATCAGCCCTCATTCTCGGAGGAATCAAAGGAATCGGAAAAGCAATAGCCCTTGATTTGTTGAATCAGGGATGCTCCGTTGCTGTAACATATTTTGATTGGCTTGAAGAGCTTGACACCCTCAAAAAAGACTTGAGAAATACAGGAGACAGATATTCTCTGCATAGTATAAACCTGAGGGATACAAAAGAAATACCTCCCCTGATTGAGGATGTAATTAAGTTTCATAAAAAAATAGATATATTTATAAACAATATTGAAAGGGGAGGAATGCCGATTGTCCACGGCAAATACAATCCCTTTCAATGGGACCTGGAACAGGAAACTACCTTAAGGGCCAAACACTTTGTTTTTGAATCTTTGTATCCTTATATAAAAGAAATTGAAAATGGATGTATAATAAACTTTTCATCCATAGCAGCCATCACAGGAAGAACCGGACCTGCCGGGCTTATTTTCAATGACGGGTATTGTGCTGCCAGCAGAGCCGTTTCTGTTTTTACTGAAACATGGGCAAAACTTCTTGCTCCCAAGACAAGAGTAAATGAAATCATGTTTGGATTCATGGAAACAAGGCACGGCCCAAAAACAAGGGGATGGGGACTTTTATCTGAAAAAGAAAAAGAATCAATAATAAACCACACTCTTTCAAAAAGAACAGGGAAAATATCAGATATAACAAAAGCTGTTAATTTTATAATTCATCAAGCCCCTTTTATGACAGGAGCAACATTAAGGCTTGACGGCGGCTATGTTCTTGGAGCTGAAAAAGTACCTCCAATGCCCGAGGGAGTTGAATAA
- a CDS encoding deoxyguanosinetriphosphate triphosphohydrolase, which yields MTPREINEEKEEKNLADYACKNFQSRGRVVQEEPCPIRTQFQQDRDRIVFSNSFRRLKHKTQVFLSPLGDHYRTRLTHTLEVSEVARTIARALSLNEDLTEAIALGHDLGHTPFGHGGETVLKEIYSKYFSHSAQSLRVVSKLERGGEGLNLSYEVKDGILKHSKGFGDIIPRDPGEAARTVEGRLVRIADIIAYLNHDLDDSIRSGVITRGDVPKEFVRVLGKNHSERAKTMIKDVIFSSYDSKDGFCLRIGDEVYNTMVDLRAFLYENVYRSPQVHKEFVKAKKILSELYSYFNAHEDKLQEELVKLELPPYKGEQKIERVVCDLVASMTDRYAINLYNKIFMPSPLV from the coding sequence ATGACCCCCAGGGAAATTAATGAAGAAAAAGAAGAAAAAAATCTTGCAGATTATGCGTGCAAAAATTTTCAGTCTCGTGGAAGGGTTGTTCAGGAAGAACCTTGTCCTATTAGAACACAATTTCAGCAGGACAGAGACAGGATAGTTTTTTCAAATTCATTTCGCCGTCTTAAGCATAAAACCCAGGTTTTTTTATCTCCTTTGGGAGACCATTATAGAACAAGACTTACCCATACGCTTGAAGTTTCTGAGGTTGCAAGGACAATCGCAAGAGCTCTCAGTCTTAATGAAGATCTTACAGAGGCAATTGCACTTGGCCATGATCTTGGGCACACTCCGTTTGGTCACGGTGGTGAAACTGTTTTAAAGGAAATTTATTCCAAATATTTTTCCCATTCCGCCCAGAGCTTAAGAGTTGTTTCTAAGCTTGAAAGAGGAGGGGAAGGACTTAATCTTTCTTATGAAGTAAAGGATGGTATCTTAAAACATTCCAAGGGTTTTGGTGATATTATTCCAAGGGATCCTGGAGAAGCTGCAAGAACTGTTGAAGGAAGGCTGGTGAGGATTGCAGATATAATAGCCTATCTCAATCATGATCTTGATGATTCTATAAGAAGCGGGGTTATAACAAGGGGAGATGTTCCAAAGGAGTTTGTCAGGGTGCTTGGTAAGAATCATTCGGAAAGAGCCAAGACAATGATCAAGGATGTTATTTTTTCCAGTTATGACTCAAAAGATGGTTTCTGCCTTAGAATAGGAGATGAGGTATATAACACAATGGTTGATCTAAGAGCTTTTCTTTATGAAAATGTTTACAGGTCACCCCAGGTTCACAAGGAGTTTGTAAAAGCTAAAAAGATTTTATCCGAGCTTTATAGTTATTTTAATGCCCATGAAGACAAGCTCCAAGAGGAACTTGTAAAGCTTGAACTCCCTCCATATAAAGGGGAACAAAAAATAGAAAGAGTTGTGTGTGATCTTGTAGCTTCAATGACAGATAGGTATGCCATTAATCTCTACAATAAAATTTTTATGCCTTCACCCCTTGTTTAA
- a CDS encoding nucleoside deaminase, protein MDEFFMKKALIEASEAFKLNEFPVGCVIVNDNKVIAKGSRKKTISKVPSEIDHAEINAIRELEKNFPLVQKNKMTIYSTMEPCLMCFSAITLSGFKRIVYAYEDVMGGGCGINKTQFPVFYQERFPEVTPRVLRKESLSLFKKFFESPKNKYWKDSPLSRYTLSL, encoded by the coding sequence ATGGATGAATTTTTTATGAAAAAAGCCCTTATAGAAGCTTCAGAAGCATTTAAACTTAATGAATTTCCAGTTGGATGTGTTATAGTAAATGACAATAAGGTTATTGCAAAGGGCAGCAGAAAAAAAACTATTTCCAAAGTTCCATCAGAAATTGATCACGCTGAAATAAATGCAATAAGGGAACTTGAAAAAAACTTTCCCTTGGTTCAGAAAAACAAAATGACAATTTATTCCACAATGGAACCCTGCCTCATGTGTTTTTCAGCAATCACCCTTTCAGGATTTAAAAGAATTGTATATGCTTACGAAGATGTAATGGGCGGCGGATGTGGAATAAACAAAACTCAATTTCCTGTTTTTTACCAGGAAAGATTCCCAGAAGTCACCCCAAGAGTTTTAAGAAAAGAAAGCCTTTCACTTTTTAAAAAATTCTTTGAGTCGCCCAAAAACAAGTACTGGAAAGACAGTCCTCTTTCAAGGTATACTCTTTCTTTGTAA
- the aprA gene encoding adenylyl-sulfate reductase subunit alpha — MALPNKAVGELKCVETPEIKEHEVDILIVGGGMAACGTAFEIKKWADDDMKILLVDKAAMERSGAVAQGLSAINTYIGENTIDDYVRMVRNDLMGIVREDLIFNLGRHVDDSVHLFEEWGLPIWKKDEENKNVDGKRGLKFGYLKDGAKPVRTGKWQIMINGESYKRIVAEAAKKALGEDNIMERIFIVELLTDKNEENRISGAVGISIRENEVHYFKTNAMMVACGGAVNIYQPRSVGEGKGRAWYPVWNAGSTYTMALRAGAELSMMENRFTPARFKDGYGPVGAWFLLFKAHLENSLGENYAASQNAKDELASYAPYGTAPITPTCLRNHLMLFEMKAGRGPITMTTPAALAKLGETMSKKELKQLEAEAWEDFLDMTCGQANLWLATNTEPEKKESEIMPTEPYLLGSHSGCCGIWVSGPDEDWVPEDYKWGDGGKIYSQMTTVKGLFTAADGIGCSGHKFSSGSHAEGRIAAKQMVRWVKDHPDFKPEPEMTAQEAADMVWQPVKTWFAHKDYSTMADVNPKYCKPAGMTLRLMKATNEYGGGIATHYTTNQKALEHLMELFQMMKEDCELLAAGDLHELMRCWEIIHRIYTVEAHTRHIMFRKETRYPGFYYRTDHNYQDDENWFCFVNSSFDKKTNEWTMRKAPYHRIVPM; from the coding sequence ATGGCATTACCTAATAAAGCAGTGGGTGAACTTAAGTGTGTTGAAACCCCTGAAATTAAAGAGCATGAAGTAGATATTCTTATCGTTGGCGGTGGAATGGCTGCCTGCGGTACTGCTTTTGAAATTAAAAAGTGGGCCGATGACGATATGAAAATTCTTTTGGTTGATAAAGCTGCAATGGAAAGATCTGGTGCTGTTGCTCAGGGCCTTTCAGCTATCAACACTTATATTGGTGAAAATACAATCGACGACTATGTTCGTATGGTACGTAACGACCTTATGGGTATAGTTCGTGAAGACCTTATTTTTAACCTTGGCCGTCATGTTGACGATTCTGTGCATCTTTTTGAAGAGTGGGGACTTCCAATCTGGAAAAAAGATGAAGAAAACAAGAACGTAGACGGTAAGCGCGGGCTTAAGTTTGGTTACCTTAAAGATGGTGCCAAGCCTGTTCGTACAGGTAAGTGGCAGATAATGATCAATGGTGAGTCTTACAAGAGAATCGTTGCTGAAGCAGCTAAAAAAGCACTTGGCGAAGATAATATCATGGAAAGAATTTTCATTGTTGAACTTCTAACCGACAAAAATGAAGAAAATCGTATTTCCGGTGCAGTTGGTATTTCAATCCGTGAAAACGAAGTTCATTATTTCAAGACTAACGCAATGATGGTTGCCTGTGGTGGTGCTGTTAATATTTACCAGCCACGTTCAGTTGGTGAAGGTAAAGGCCGTGCATGGTATCCAGTATGGAACGCAGGTTCTACATATACAATGGCTCTTAGAGCAGGTGCTGAGCTTTCCATGATGGAAAACCGTTTCACCCCAGCTCGTTTTAAAGATGGTTATGGTCCTGTTGGTGCATGGTTCCTTCTTTTCAAAGCTCATCTTGAGAACTCTCTTGGTGAAAACTATGCAGCTTCTCAGAATGCAAAAGATGAACTTGCAAGTTACGCACCTTATGGAACAGCCCCAATTACACCTACCTGTCTTCGTAACCACCTTATGCTTTTTGAAATGAAAGCAGGACGTGGACCAATTACAATGACTACCCCTGCAGCTCTTGCAAAACTTGGCGAGACCATGAGTAAAAAAGAGCTTAAGCAGCTTGAAGCTGAAGCATGGGAAGATTTCCTCGATATGACATGCGGCCAGGCTAACCTATGGCTAGCAACAAACACAGAGCCTGAGAAAAAAGAATCTGAAATTATGCCTACCGAGCCGTACCTGCTTGGTTCTCACTCAGGATGCTGCGGTATCTGGGTTTCAGGTCCAGACGAAGACTGGGTCCCTGAAGATTATAAGTGGGGCGATGGCGGAAAAATTTATTCTCAGATGACCACAGTAAAAGGCCTTTTTACTGCTGCTGACGGTATTGGTTGCTCAGGTCATAAATTTTCTTCAGGTTCACATGCTGAAGGTAGAATTGCTGCTAAGCAGATGGTTCGCTGGGTAAAAGATCATCCTGATTTTAAACCAGAGCCAGAGATGACAGCTCAGGAAGCAGCTGATATGGTTTGGCAGCCTGTTAAGACTTGGTTTGCACATAAAGATTATTCAACAATGGCAGACGTTAACCCAAAATACTGCAAGCCTGCTGGTATGACATTGCGTCTTATGAAAGCTACCAACGAGTACGGTGGTGGAATTGCAACTCATTATACAACCAACCAGAAAGCTCTTGAGCATCTAATGGAACTATTCCAGATGATGAAAGAAGACTGTGAATTGCTTGCTGCTGGTGACCTTCACGAACTAATGAGATGCTGGGAGATTATCCACAGAATTTATACTGTTGAAGCTCATACACGTCATATAATGTTCCGTAAAGAAACTAGATATCCAGGGTTTTACTATAGAACAGACCATAATTACCAGGATGATGAAAACTGGTTCTGTTTTGTAAACTCTTCATTCGATAAGAAGACCAACGAATGGACAATGAGAAAAGCTCCATACCACAGAATCGTCCCAATGTGA
- a CDS encoding YkgJ family cysteine cluster protein yields MKIFEKSDQLSSRGVVLEKGDVFVFDCNPNVSCFNKCCRNLNLFLYPHDIIMLRKKLGISSGEFIENYTDVILPQDRCFPELLLKMSDNKEQTCPFLSEKGCSVYTHRPDSCRNFPMEHGVQYNDKGEVENQVHLFRPPDFCQGHLEQKEHNLLSWAKDQDAELTNEMTLLWSETAKYFYSNLWGSQGPYGKKAKMVFMAAYNIDSFREFVFDSSFLKRYKVKKNIQMRIRVDDEAMLKFAFQWIGLFALGLKTDLIKLKK; encoded by the coding sequence ATGAAAATTTTTGAAAAATCCGATCAATTGTCAAGTCGAGGCGTGGTGCTTGAAAAAGGCGATGTTTTTGTTTTTGATTGTAACCCCAATGTTTCTTGCTTTAATAAATGCTGCAGAAATCTTAATCTTTTTTTATACCCCCACGACATAATTATGCTAAGGAAAAAGCTTGGGATAAGTTCCGGGGAATTTATTGAAAATTATACCGACGTTATTCTTCCTCAAGATCGATGTTTTCCTGAGCTACTCCTCAAGATGTCAGATAATAAGGAACAAACCTGCCCTTTTCTTTCTGAAAAGGGTTGTTCAGTTTATACTCACAGGCCAGATTCATGCAGAAATTTTCCCATGGAACATGGTGTCCAATATAACGATAAAGGTGAGGTTGAAAATCAGGTTCATCTTTTCAGGCCTCCGGATTTTTGTCAGGGACATCTTGAGCAAAAAGAACATAATCTTTTGTCCTGGGCCAAAGATCAGGATGCTGAGCTTACTAATGAAATGACTCTTTTGTGGAGTGAAACTGCTAAATATTTTTATTCCAATCTATGGGGAAGCCAGGGCCCGTATGGTAAAAAAGCTAAAATGGTTTTTATGGCCGCTTATAATATAGATAGTTTCCGGGAGTTTGTTTTTGATAGCAGTTTTTTAAAACGTTATAAGGTTAAAAAAAACATTCAGATGAGAATAAGGGTTGATGATGAGGCCATGCTTAAGTTTGCCTTTCAATGGATAGGTCTTTTTGCTCTTGGGCTTAAAACAGATTTGATTAAATTGAAAAAATAA